The genomic interval CTTGGCCTGCTTCCAGACCGCTCGAACGTCTTCACGCCTCTCTCGAAAAACTCACGCCTCATTGTCATTCGCGACAGCGAGTCGACGCCGCATGTCAGATCGCTTGATCTTTCACGAACGGAATCCCGATCTCTCGCAGCAATTGCAGCGCCTCGGCATCATCACCGGCCGACGTGACAATCGCAATGTTCATCCCTTGAACGTACGTCACCTTGTCCGGATCGATTTCCGGAAACACGGTTTGTTCATTCAAACCCATGCTGAAGTTACCGTTGCCGTCGAATCCCGTCGATCGAACCCCACGAAAGTCGCGCACTCGCGGCAACGCTAGGGTAATCAAACGGTCAAGGAAATCATACATTCGAGCGCCACGCAGCGTGACCTTGCAGCCGACGTCCACGTTTTCACGCAGTCG from Schlesneria paludicola DSM 18645 carries:
- the rplE gene encoding 50S ribosomal protein L5; protein product: MSRLLDKYKTKVLPTLKQSLGRENVHSIPRILKVVVSMGLGKALADRKRIEEAVDHLRTIVGQKPQVTKSRRAVSGFRLRENVDVGCKVTLRGARMYDFLDRLITLALPRVRDFRGVRSTGFDGNGNFSMGLNEQTVFPEIDPDKVTYVQGMNIAIVTSAGDDAEALQLLREIGIPFVKDQAI